AGATGTGGTGAAGCTATTGccttgtatttatgtatatatgtatgactCATAATGTACTAGAAGTGCAAAGAAAGAGGCCATGGTGAAAACTTATGTGCTTTACTCAAATGCAAAATGCATGCAGTAGTCTAACTTATTAAACAACTACGGAAATGAAAGAATAGCTTGTTATTATGTTTCAGTCAGCATAGGCACAAGAAGAGAAAAATCAGTTGTTTATGTAATTAGTTTTATTCAGCAAGGCCAATTTACAACTCACATCGTCTCGTTGATTTTGTGAATCCCGTACGCTCATTTTGATATAACCAGGATCCTTCCTGTATCAAATCACAAAAGTATGGCAATGAGATAGAGCATCATGCATGAAAATTAGCATCTGCACCATGTCGCATAGAATAgaagatattaattaatttaactgTACACAAGCAAACATCAGAGTACCACAATAAAAAGAGATGCACAATAGTGTGGTGTGCATATGCATGCATGAACGTGGTTGTATGTGTCCATATTTTCTGATTTTACACTCCAGCTTACAAATTAAGCCTTGACTAAGCACAGCTTCCAAtccacttgctatttttctcttcATCTAGACTCTTTTCAGGTCTAGGGAAACTTTAGAAGACGGCAGTTATTTGCCCAGTTGAGCCTTTGGGGAACAAAAGAACAGCCATCATAGCTATTATAAAATGTAATGGCGGAGAAAAACATCCTTTCACAAATTGCGATATAATAACTTTGGATCAATACATCTCTATTTTATTATTACAAATAACACAGAGGATAAGGTCAGGCTAGCAGGGCCGTCCCCACTGTGGAACATCTCTTTAAACAGTGTACCcaataatactatgataaatCTCTGACAATCTCAaataaatgtattagacaaaacaaaagagaaaatgaccAAAACTGAGAATGTATTTATCAATCTGCCTTTAATAGACAGAGAAATTAAAATGTAATGCTGAAGATCTTAAGATAGAGGACAATAGTAATGCAACAATTCTTCCTCTTAAATCATAACTGTCAATTGCATATTCCATCTACTTCAATCAACCTCTGCCACAAGTGATTTGGTTCCATTTTCAGTGACAAAAAGGAATTAAAACACAACCAATCAAAAAGTTAAGGTTACACTGGAAAATACCTCCAATATGCTAAATAGAAGAATTGAAAAGATTGTAGCTATTAAACTATTCTTCCTCCTAAATCATAAGTCATAACTATCAATCACATATTCCATCCACTTGAATCAAGCATGTGCATCGTAAGTAACGAGTAGTGTCTCATCAAAACATGCATTTGCAACTGTCAAACAAACATTCCTTTCTCTTTGACTTATGCACATGCATTGTATGTGCCACATGACTCTGTTGATAGGATCACGTCCGTCCATCAAATATTCCACTCTAAAACAGTCACATGCATTGTACATTCAAAAAACTAGTTTCAagaaattgatataaaaattactAATGTTTTATGTAAACAATGGGAAGAAAGAACGACAACTGCTATTAACATTACACAAGCACTAAAACTTAATAACGGCTAAATAATAGTTGTTACATAAATGTATAACATTAAAAGAAGCCCAGGAAAAAATGAGCTAGTCATTATTTTAATCCATGGCTCAGACATCAACTAGGAAGGCAGATTTCTAGTATACCAACTAACCTTCTAGGTCTCATGGCATTCCATCTCTAGCCTAGGTGGTCTTGGCTAAAAATTTAGCACCTAtgggcaatttttggtggagccTGGTAAGTAATGTTGGATTTATTTGGGTCAGATTTGTGCAGACTAATACACCAGCCAACAAGTACATTACCTGCTGTCCACATTTTTGGGATAAACGGGTCTAAGTTCTGTAGAATCTTAGCAAGCTTTGGGTCTCAATAATTTACTTACATCCAAAAGAACAAATATTTTATGCATATCTTAATAGGCCAACAAATTTAATAAGTACAAACCCATTATGCCAATGATAGGAAGCACATGACTTCAACAGACAACAAGAAAAACATAAGTACATAATCTTTGCCATAATACTTAAAAACTttaaaagaaatacaaaaaaatcCATATCTGTTACGATATACAAAGTTTTTTTCCTTGTCATTTTTTTGACATTTATAAGCATTATAATTAAAAAAGGAGTCACACAAAGTACAAAATAAGTATCTAAACACGCATCCTTCAAAGGCAATAACATGGTTCAGATATAGGTTCTTCAAAACCACCAGAAATTCAGACAAGCGAACACTCCACAAATCATATTTATTTtccaaataaaatatcaatagacGCTTGCTGAAAAACATAATATAAAAAAGCTAGTATGTTTAAGAGTATTCTCCGACTGTGCAACATAATCAGAATGCAATGATTATAGTAAAACTCATATGCATAAATTGCTTCAAAAGAGTTCCAAATATTTCTAAcccccccccacaaaaaaaaaaaaagagttccaAATATTTTGCAAAATAAAACTGACAAAAAGTTGTCAGATGTAACAGTTCCGGCATCTTCATGCATACCAAACCATGCATTTTCATCCATTTAGCACTCATCagttataaaagaaaaatcatgCTAAAGAAAAACTTACAATACCTGCTACACCTATAAAACATAACTAGTCCGACAGTTGCCAGAAAGACCCCTAACCATGCAAATAGCCCAAGTGCAGCCGTTAACTTCAAAAGATATGATGCTGCATCCAAAAAACAAAAGATAATACAAAACAAATAACATAACCACATTTACTTGACAGAATGGATACACTTTTACTCATGCACTCATGACAAATACATACCTGAAATGACTGAATGTATATATGTAACAAGCATGGCAATAATTATACACCAAAGAGCAGGTGCAAGTCCTAATTTTGATAATTTTCCAAGATGGCTATTCCCATCACAGCGCCTGTCATACAGCCTTCTAGCATTACCCTGCACAGATTTTAGTTCCATTAAGACCTTGATGACCTACTCCAATCTTTGCAGAAGATTTTGTACTTGTATGAAACGGGAAAAGGAGAAGGTGTGGATTCAAGTGTAATGCCAAAAATAACTGTAGAATAGCAAGTGCGTCAATGTGTTCTCATTGAAGCATCCAGGAATAAAGGTAGAAGTTGCAGCAACTGTGAAACCTTTCTAACTTTTCAGCATGAGCAGCATATGCTGTTTGCTTCCAGTGTCATGCTTCGCCATCTAACTAAAAATAAACAGGAAgccgcatatatatatgtacgtatgcatatgtatatatatgtatgtatatgtatgtgtgtgtgtgtgtgtagatatatgTATGTAAGTATATGCGTGTTtatgtatgtatggatgtatatatgtgtgtatataaacAGACAGGAGAAGGCTTGGTTTTGacatttatatttatattgttCCCTCATCTATTATAAGCTCTTGTAAAGGTTTCATATAATTTTTCTACGGGAAAGCTTCTATAATATACAGGTAAGATAAGGGAACATATAACATAAAGCTCAAAAAGATTCCATGTAGCTGTTTAAGTTTAATACTAAAATTTTAAAGTAACCTGAATTTCTATCTTAGGTATGGGAATGGACAGGAGGTGTATGACATAACAATAGGTTGGAAGCAGTTGCATTCATCATAAGCTCACAGAAGTAGTTGAGGAATGACTACATTTTTTGGCATCAAAGTTATGCAAAACACGAAATGGTTAGTTAGAAATATGCAAACAGAAAGAATCCATCAATCTACTTAATCTGACAAGGTCTACCACATGAATAATGATGAAAGTTCATTTGATctactaatatatattagtttCTGTACAAAGTAGAACACAAAAGTAAAATAACTATCcatttgtatatttttttctcattcttttttttGAGTTCATACACAGTGTGTATATTATAATTCATTATGAAATTTGTTCCTGCTAGTTGCTCCAGTAAACTTAATGTAGATGCATATGAAGCTACTTCCCAGCATCACATGATTCTGCAGTTTACAAAAGAGAACTCACCTATATGGCAAAATACATCATGAAATTGAACTATTCATATGTCTCTTAGTGAGAGAACTTAAATATGAATAAAACAACCAATCGGTCTTCGATGAACAAGGAATGATGCAGCTAATGAAGAAAATatcaaacaaaaggaaaaaatctTGACATTATTTAAAAATGAGAAAACAAGAGGCTTTTGGTTTCAATGAGTTTTGAACATGCCAGGAAGCATGCTTAATCACTTAAAACAACACTAAATACTGAGAACAGCCTCCTTCAATGCTGGTTAAACATAAAGGAAAAGCTTAAACACATTTTTGCATTTGGCAAATACAAGCTGCTAGATAAAAAAGCTAAGAAACTATTGATTTACTTCCAAGAAAATAAAGGTTAACAACTCCAAACACAGAATACCTACAAGGAAAAAAGCAACTTGCCGATGATTCTTGTCAGAAGCTAGTTGTGCTGGAGTGAAACCAGTATTATCTGTCACCATCAGGTCCTCTTTTTTCCCTGCTTGAACCAGCACTGTGCATGCCTCTAGATTCCCTCTAATAGCAGCCCAATGAAGAGGAGTGCAACCTATTGACAACAGTTTCTGACTTGGTACAAGTGCCAAAATTTTTGAAAGCATGATCATAATACAGATTAAGGAAGATGTGAATGCATCGGCCAAGACACTTTATGCTCTAgcaacagaaagaaaaaaaaaaagatgacaaaAAAGAAATGGTTGTGCATACCTTCTTTATCCTGCCGTCCTCTATAAGCATCCAGAAATAAAAGAAGACGTATGCAATCAGCAAATCCCTTGTAGGCAGCCCTGCAAGCTCAAAAATTCCAGATTAGAAAATTTAGACAAGAGAAGGATAATGGTCCATGATCATCTGAAGATGATAAACTACAGTTCATTTTCTGATTATatttaaaggaaaaagaaaaaacagtCTGCAATGCTATGACACCATGACATCAAGATATGAAAAAGGACATACATTGGAATATACATCATCCACATACTATGGAGAGGCAAAAGAACTTGGAGAGTTAATATTATTTGGATACTGCAGTGATATTCTAATTGAGGAAGCATACATTTGCGAATGAACATAGAGATCAGAAATTTGCTTTTGGGGGAAGTAGAATTTATATTCCAGCCAAGTTAAACCATTGTTCCACATAGGATAAGCTGAAAGCAAAGGACAAAGAGTTGCATACCAGTGCAAAGGGCTTCTTCCATCATTATCAGGGACATCAGGATCAGCATTCCATTTTGTGACAATATGATACAGAAATGCTGTCTGTCCATACTGGGCTGCAACATGTGTGGTCTGTAATCAAGTGAAACTTAATTAAAAGACATTTCAATTAGCAAAGGACTGATTTCATTCCAAATTCTCACGAAACTGCATTTTGCAAATTCTCACAAAACTGCATTCCTTAACAAAGCATGCCTGTGATGCATTGACTTGAAACACAGGCTGGGAGATGTAGTTTCTTGAATTGTTGACAAGGTTTGGATTTTGATGAGGTAGAAGCACAAAATCTTCATCAAGGCATAGTATAAAGAATGTAATGGACCATTATTTGGGAGGTTGAATGTCTTGAAACTTTATCATGaattagaaaaattgattgaattaTACACTTAGCTTTTACACCGTTTTAAGGAGAATTGCAATCCCAAACCACTAAATTTCCTTAAATGCATTTGCTAGATGCACGAATCAGCACTCAACCGAAGATCACTGGTGATATGtggaaaatataattaaaaaatggcATTAAGGCTTATATTGTTGGTTAGCATGTAAAGCCAGTAAACAAGGTGAaagtagaaagaagaaaaattaaatgGTGACATGAATGCATGGTAAGACTAGGAACTATGTAGTGAAAAAGAGGGACATTAAAGGAGGCACAGGAGTTCCACCAATTGGGGACAAAGCCATGAAGAACCGGCAGAGATGGTCTCTATGCAGGATTCACCAAGTAGGCATTTCAGAAAATTACAACACCGGAGTTATCCTTTACTATGTACTATTAGCAAGAAAGGACTCACAATGCTGAGTGCCAACCCCAAATGGTTGGGGCTAGACCTGATATTTGTGATCATGATTACAAACAAGAacccaaaatatgtgaacatTCGTATCTAAAATAACACTATGCCAAAAACACTCAAATGTACCCATTGTCATCGATTAGAAGACCCTCCAATTTTCCTCAAGAATCAAATCCAAGGAAAAAACATAAGCCAGAGAGCTCAGAGCCCAGAGTACAGAACACGACGTGATTGAGAAACTATACAGCTTGAACCCAAACCTGATAACCATACAAGTCTGCCGCATCCACTCGAGCCCCTTCTTTCAACAAAAGCTCAGCAACCTGGATATGGCCGCGCACGGCACTCCAGTGCAGTGCCGTCTGTCTTGTGTGATCCGCGGCATTCACATCTCCTCCGTGCTGCCCAAGAATCAGCAATCAATCACGGAGTCAAGCACGGTAACCATCATCATACATTCCATCGAGTAAAAACTAAAGAACCATCCAAATCAAATGATCTCAAGACATCCAAAGACTCATTATTCCCTCAAGAAAACCAATAGATAGAATTGGGTGATACACCCAATATTCTATCGAAAATCATCAAAAAGaacgagagatagagagagaggaccTCGATGATGTACTGGGCAGCTGCGGTGCGGTTGTTGAGGGCCGCCCACTGGAGGGCGTAGTATCCGAGGCCGTCGGGCTCGGAGACGGAGCAACCCTCCACCTCCACCAGCCGCTGAAGCTTCTCCAGATCGCCGTACGCCGCGGCGGTGTAGACGTCGTTCCTCAGCGCCTCCTCCTCCGCTggcgctccacctccgacaccgcCTGCCCCGGCGGCTGGGccctcctccaccacctcgatctCCGACGACATCTCGGGCCGCGAACCCTCCTCGGAAACCCCACCCCAATCCCGCAACGCAGAGACCGAGAAccagaaggaaggaaaaaaaatcgCACCTTCTTATGGGGTTTTTTTTGGGGACGGAAGAAGcaagagagatataatagaagaCCACGACGGCAAGGTTGACTGAGTTTGGGGGAGGCGGAGAAAATAGGGAAAAGACCAAAGATGAAAGCCGGGACCGGTTAGATCCCCCCACCGGAGATCCGACCTTGGCGGTCGGGTCACCGCATCCGGTGCTGTTACCCCAGGATATAGGTTTTAGCCTTGCCCTTTTCTGGCGTTGGATTGTCAGCTAAGACTTACAGGGTTCGGTGGTGACCGCGGTTATAGGATTGTTAGTCTGGGCTTGGGACGTGAGCATGGACTGGTGGAAGGGTGTGAAGTGCAACTTGATAACGTTGTGGAGGTGACTAACGAATAATGATGTTACAAACCTCCCCTGATAGGTttttaccaaaaaagaaaaagagaaaaaaaaaattccaataaaattCGCAGGTTCAAAACTAGACTTACTGCTGAAAATTGTGTTTCAATCCCGAGAATCTAATAGGATTATTTCATGACCCACCCATCCTTGTATGAAACACAAAAATCTAGTTGGACGGCTTGTGAATGTACCAAAGGACATGCCAAACAATACTGTTAGAAGTTGTTGGGGTTTTAAAGGGCCATCATGTAGCATATGCAAGATCTTTTCTAATGGTGGAGAGGTATAGTGTTATGGAAAAGTGCAGTCACGTTAGTTGGATTTGATTTTCAAGTCTAAGTGCATGTTGTGCTTTGAAAACTAAGGATATATTGGTTCATTTCATTTGGAGTCCACAGAATATGATGACTTGACATGCCTCGCATCCATGGAGCATTTCTCTTGAATCACTGCAAGCACAACTCTTATCTTACTTAGAAAAAGAGAtattcctccaaaaaaaaaaaaaagaaagaagaagaagaagaagaagaagtaggtgCCCTTTATTTTTCCTTATTgcaaaagatagagaagaaacaaggaaagaaaagaaagaaaaaaacgaAATGCTCTGGCTTGTTACATAGTCTGGATTGAGTTGAGAGTAATTGGTATTTCTTTGCTTCACAAAAGCCATAGTTCTGGGGTCAAATATCTGATTTGCAACCCAACATTTTGCTTTGAAGATGGTTAGTCTTATTCATCTGCTGCCCATAACAAGGCTAGGCAGTTATGGAGATCATATGAGATTAAAGAAGgatcaaaataaaaatcacataacataatgaaatgaaattatcatcagaaattaaaattgCAATTCAACCTGATTTTTAATATGTGTATTTTTATCCAATCCCAACATTGTGTAAGATAGGGTCAATTTTTACCTAACTTGGGTTGAGCAATGGTTGGAAAATTTCAACAAGGACAAGTAAAATTTTGTGTTGGGATTGAAATATTGAATGCCAGATAACCCAACCACAACCTAAATTTCTATAATACagggtgttgcggccaatcccctcgtcgcttggtcgccgggaacgagcacctgcaaagaaaagcccacactgaccggagatgcctccggcggagaccctccgacggtcaagtcagagaggagactaggcaacagtagagaggaatcaggggactcagcgatggagagagagcgagagagagagagaggaaaattcccTCCCCTCAAGCTGCTGCCTTACCTcgttttatagtaggaggtggtatggtccCGTTGTCGG
The DNA window shown above is from Elaeis guineensis isolate ETL-2024a chromosome 8, EG11, whole genome shotgun sequence and carries:
- the LOC105050108 gene encoding protein S-acyltransferase 24, whose product is MSSEIEVVEEGPAAGAGGVGGGAPAEEEALRNDVYTAAAYGDLEKLQRLVEVEGCSVSEPDGLGYYALQWAALNNRTAAAQYIIEHGGDVNAADHTRQTALHWSAVRGHIQVAELLLKEGARVDAADLYGYQTTHVAAQYGQTAFLYHIVTKWNADPDVPDNDGRSPLHWAAYKGFADCIRLLLFLDAYRGRQDKEGCTPLHWAAIRGNLEACTVLVQAGKKEDLMVTDNTGFTPAQLASDKNHRQVAFFLGNARRLYDRRCDGNSHLGKLSKLGLAPALWCIIIAMLVTYIHSVISASYLLKLTAALGLFAWLGVFLATVGLVMFYRCSRKDPGYIKMSVRDSQNQRDDEPLLKMELNNPALLSGNWSQLCATCKIVRPLRAKHCSTCDRCVEQFDHHCPWVSNCIGKRNKWDFFMFLILEVSAMTVTGAVTIIRIAKDPTAPTSFGAWLSHSATHHPGAISFLLMEFFLFFGVAVLTVVQASQISRNITTNEMANAMRYSYLRGPAGRFRNPYDHGIRKNCSDFLINGYNEDVECPEQASPSEELGMIQMTRSTNLQNGEGHSQHGNSNGHVCIDVHSKTARSHGHVNSSQCNHNDKAEGVPLGLGLGLGRNNVRHNARSVLAS